Below is a window of Hyphomonas neptunium ATCC 15444 DNA.
GCGCCGCCTGACCAACATCGTCTTCATGGGTATGGGTGAGCCGCTCTATAATCTGGATAATGTCGCCGAGGCGATCGATACGATCTCCGATGGTGATGGCATGGCGATCGGCCGGCGCCGGATTACCGTCTCGACGGCGGGCGTTGCGCCCAAGATCCCGGAACTGGGCGAACGTACCGGCGCGATGCTCGCCATCTCCCTGCACGCCACCAATAACGACCTGCGCAACGAACTCGTCCCGCTCAATCGCAAGTACGACATCCAGACGCTGTTCGACGCCATCCGGGCGTATCCCGGCCTTGGCAATGCGAAGCGGGTGACCTTCGAATATGTCATGCTCAAGGGCATCAATGATACGCTGGCCGAAGCGCGCGACCTCGTGAAGCTGATGAAAGGCGTGCCCTCCAAGATCAACCTCATTCCGTTCAATCCCTGGCCCGGCTCGCCCTATGAATGCTCGGACTGGGAAACGATTGAGGAATTTGCCGAAGTGCTGAACCGGGCTGGCTATGCCTCTCCGATCCGCACGCCGCGCGGCCGCGATATTCTGGCCGCCTGTGGCCAGCTGCGTTCGGAAAGCGTCAAGGTGCGCGCCAGCGAGCTGCGCAAGCAGCAGGCCTCAGCCGAAGGCGCGGAAAGCTAACCTTCCCGCATCAACGTTTCTTGTGAACCAGCCGGTCCCAGATCGATCCGGGGATGTTGGAATAATCATCCGTCCACGCCCGGCCACCATCGCTCTCCAGTACGCCCCAGGCACCGGTCGCGTCCAGCGGCGCGAGCGCCAGCTCATTGCGGGCCAGCGCGACCACGACACTCGACTGCGCGCGGTAGCCTTCCTCGGCCACAGTCCGGTACTGCGCGCGAGCCGGAACACCCAACTCGCCTGCGATCCGGGCGACAACCGTTTCCAGGGCCATATAGCGATTGGACACATGCAGCAGAACCACCCCGTCTTCCTTCAGCCGGGAGAGGTAAAGCGATACCGCCTCCCGCGTCATCAGATGTGCCGGCACGGAATCTGAGGAGAACGCATCAATCAGCAGAATGTCGAACGCGCCTTCAGGCTCATCGGCGAGGGTCAGGCGGCCGTCACCCAGAACGATGTCCGCATCCGGAGCACATTCGGAGAGATAGGTGAACTGTGCGGCGTCCTTTGCAAGGCGCGCCACGATCGGGTCGATCTCATAGAACGTATACTGCTGACCTGGACCGGCATAACAGGCCACCGACCCAACCCCAAGGCCCAGCGCGCCGACCCGCCCAGGCCGGGTGTGCGCGGCAAAGACCTGTCCGATGGGCGTCTCGGGGGCATAATAGGTCGCCGGGCGCCAGGCGTCTTCACCAAGCGCCTGAGCGCCGTGCAGCGTGGTGCCATGCACCATCACCCGGTATCCATCCCGCTCATGAACTTTAACGACGCCGAAAAATCCGCGCTCGGAGTAAGCCCCGACGGTTGGGCTGGCCGCAACACCGATCGCCCAGATGGAAGCGGCCGCCGCCACACATGCCAGGCGCGAGCGGCGCACGAGATAGAGCAGGACCAGCGACACCGTCAGCAGTATGAAGAAGGACCTGCTGGGCTGCTGCGCAAGCGCTGGCACCTCATAGACATACATCGCGATCAAAGCTGTGCCGCCAGCAACCGCCGCCATTACCACCATCCAGGTCGGCCCGAGCCAATAGCGCTGGGGCAACAGCAACAATACTGCCAGCAGCATCAGCGGATATTCGGCGACACTGTTGAAGATCACCGGGACAAGCAGCGCATTGAACGCGCCGCCGAGCACGCCGCCAAGCGACATCAGAAGATAAAACTCGGTCAGCCGGCCAGTCTCGGGCCGGTCATCTGCCATCAGCCCGTGACAGGCCACCGCGGCAAAGAACAGCGCCCCCAGATGCACGAAGAAGCTCAGCAGTGTCGGCACGCCAGACACCTTCGTCAGGGTAAAGAGGGCCAGCCCGACGAACACAGGCAGAATGGCCAGAGACAATGCCCGCCCGATCACCGGACGCTTGGAAAACACAACAATGAAGCTTGCAATATAAAGCATCAGCGGCGGCGCCCAGAGGAAAGGCGCGCTGGCCACATCGGTCGCAATATGCGTGGTCACCCCCACCAGCAGGCTGGACGGCACAAAGGCCAGCACCAGCCACCAGAGCCTCTGGCGCCAGAGCCCGCCCAGCGCAGGCGAACCGGCAGCGGCTTCCGGGCTCACATCGGCAAGCCGGGCCTGCAGCGGTGCGCGCATCGTCAGCAGCCCGCATCCGATGAGCAGAACCAGCAAAACGCCGTATCCCAAAGACCAGGCCATCGCCTGCCCGGCCAACGGCGCGAGCGGTTCCAGCAGCAGCGGGTAGGCGGCCAGCCCCAGCAGGGAGCCGGCATTGCTGGCCGCATAAAGATGGTAGGGGTCATGTGCGTCTTCCCGGCCGGTGCGGGCATACCAGGCCTGGATCAGCGGCGCGGTCGCCGAGATTATGGCGAAGGGCGGCGCAATCGAGAGTGCAAACACACCGATCAGCCACAGCGCCGGGCGCGCGGGGTCGGGACTGCCGAACAGCCCCGTCAACTCAAAGGGCAGCACCAGCGCCGCCGCCACAAGCAGCGCGCCATGTGCGATCACCTGATTGCGCACGGACTTCACCAGATGCGTCAGCATATGTGCATAGGCATAGCCTGCCAGCAGCGCGGCCTGAAAACACACCAGCGAGACATTCCACACATTCGGGGAGCCGCCGAGCAGCGGTGTCGCCATGCGGGCAAACATCGGCTGCACCAGGAAAACCAGAGCCGCAGACAGAAAAACGGTGACCACGAAAGGCAGGCTGCCCCAGCGATGCAGGACAGGGCCTGGCGGCGCGATGGCGGCAGAAGATTGGCTCATGGACGCTCCCTTTGAGATCAGGCTAGCAGGATCGGGTAAAAGAACCGCTTCACGATTGGCCATAGCCAGCTGCATATGGCGCAGTTGCGAAATCCGGGGCGATGACTAACCTGTAAACCATGCGCCTCAGCCTTCTTCTCCTTGCCCTCTGCGGCGCGATCCTCTCGGCCTGCAACGAGGTTGAGGAAGGCCCCTGCCAGACGCGCAGTTTCGAAAACCTGCCCTATCTCGTCTGCAGTTTCGACGCCTCACAGGATACCATCCGGCTGTTCCTGCGCGACGAAACCGGTGTCCCGTTCGGTCAGTTCGACCGGCTGGCCAATCATGTCGCGTCCAAGGGCGGCAACCTGGTCTTCGCAATGAATGCCGGGATGTACCATGACGACCGCCGCCCGGTCGGCCTGTATATTGAGGAAGGCGAGGCAGAGATGAACTTGGTTCGCTCCCCTGGCCCCGGCAATTTCGGCATGCTGCCCAACGGGGTCTTCTGGATCGATGCGGGCAAGGCCGGTGTATCTGAAACCCTCGCCTTCGATGAGCGCTTCAAGGAAACCCCGCCCCGCTTTGCCACCCAATCTGGCCCGATGCTGGTGATCGATGGCGCGCTTCACCCGGCGCTCAACCCCGACGGCACCAGCCTGCGCCGGCGCAATGGCGTCGGCGTGAGCGAAGACGGCCGCCAGGTTTATTTCGTCATCAGCGATGTGCCGGTAAACTTCCATTCCTTCGCCCGCCTTTTCCGCGACGAGTTGGGCACGCCCAATGCGCTCTATCTCGATGGCGCCGTTTCCAAAGCCTATGTTCCGGCGCTGGAGCGCAGCGAAACAGGCCTGGATATGGGCCCAATCGTCGGCGTCATCCGCGAATGAAGAAGCTCGCCCTCACTCCGGAGCGCCGCCAGAGCCTGGTCGACGAATTGCGCAGGATGTCGGCGCGCGATTTCGATATGCCGCTGAGCGAGTTTCAGGCGGGCGAAGTGGTGGACCGGATGACGGCGCTCATTGGCCCGGCCATTTACAATGAGGCGGTTCAGGACGTGCGCCTGCATTTGCAGCGCCGTCTCGACGATCTCGATGGAGAAGTCTTCATCGATGAGACCTGAGCAGAACTGAACGGTGGGGTAAGTGGGTTGCAGATCGCCCGCTCCCGCCACATCTGCCGGTCAGAACAGGAACCCCGAACTGAAGAGACTTCCCATGACGCGCACCCTGTATGGCCTGAAAAACTGCGACACCTGCAAGAAAGCGCTCAAGGAGCTCGAAGCCGAGGGCAAGCGGGCTGACTTTGTAGACATCCGCGCCGAGGCCGACCTTCCCTCCAAACTCCCCCGCTGGATCGCGGCCGTCGGCGAGAAACTCGTCAACCGCAGCTCCACGACATGGCGCGGTCTCTCTGACGCTGACAAAGCGCGCGCGTCGGGCGTTACGCTCGAAGGCCTGCTACTCGGCAATCCGACCCTGATCAAACGTCCCGTCATCGAGACCGGCGACGAAGTGCTCGTGGGCTGGAGCGCCGAAACAAAATCCAGGATTGGCTAGCGGGCCGCTCGCCTCTCTCAAAGCAAGAAGAGTCAGTTCTCGTCGCGCTCATTGGCAATGTCGCGGGCGACGTCTTCAACAGCTTCATCGGTCGCCTGGACAACCTCGCCAGCAGCCTGCTCCGCTTCGGTCGCTGCAGCGCCCATCATCCTGTCCATGCGCGCGCCGGCAGATTCAAACGACCCGTCGACCAGCCGGAAAATCATCATGATCGCAAAGAACAGAATGAGGATCGCGGTGAGTATTGCGTGAAAAGCTTTCATGAGTATCTCGCCCCTTTGGCAGTCAGTCCCAGTTAACCAAATGCGCTCGGCGCCCAAAGGTTC
It encodes the following:
- a CDS encoding spermidine synthase; this translates as MSQSSAAIAPPGPVLHRWGSLPFVVTVFLSAALVFLVQPMFARMATPLLGGSPNVWNVSLVCFQAALLAGYAYAHMLTHLVKSVRNQVIAHGALLVAAALVLPFELTGLFGSPDPARPALWLIGVFALSIAPPFAIISATAPLIQAWYARTGREDAHDPYHLYAASNAGSLLGLAAYPLLLEPLAPLAGQAMAWSLGYGVLLVLLIGCGLLTMRAPLQARLADVSPEAAAGSPALGGLWRQRLWWLVLAFVPSSLLVGVTTHIATDVASAPFLWAPPLMLYIASFIVVFSKRPVIGRALSLAILPVFVGLALFTLTKVSGVPTLLSFFVHLGALFFAAVACHGLMADDRPETGRLTEFYLLMSLGGVLGGAFNALLVPVIFNSVAEYPLMLLAVLLLLPQRYWLGPTWMVVMAAVAGGTALIAMYVYEVPALAQQPSRSFFILLTVSLVLLYLVRRSRLACVAAAASIWAIGVAASPTVGAYSERGFFGVVKVHERDGYRVMVHGTTLHGAQALGEDAWRPATYYAPETPIGQVFAAHTRPGRVGALGLGVGSVACYAGPGQQYTFYEIDPIVARLAKDAAQFTYLSECAPDADIVLGDGRLTLADEPEGAFDILLIDAFSSDSVPAHLMTREAVSLYLSRLKEDGVVLLHVSNRYMALETVVARIAGELGVPARAQYRTVAEEGYRAQSSVVVALARNELALAPLDATGAWGVLESDGGRAWTDDYSNIPGSIWDRLVHKKR
- a CDS encoding DUF2164 domain-containing protein; protein product: MKKLALTPERRQSLVDELRRMSARDFDMPLSEFQAGEVVDRMTALIGPAIYNEAVQDVRLHLQRRLDDLDGEVFIDET
- a CDS encoding phosphodiester glycosidase family protein produces the protein MRLSLLLLALCGAILSACNEVEEGPCQTRSFENLPYLVCSFDASQDTIRLFLRDETGVPFGQFDRLANHVASKGGNLVFAMNAGMYHDDRRPVGLYIEEGEAEMNLVRSPGPGNFGMLPNGVFWIDAGKAGVSETLAFDERFKETPPRFATQSGPMLVIDGALHPALNPDGTSLRRRNGVGVSEDGRQVYFVISDVPVNFHSFARLFRDELGTPNALYLDGAVSKAYVPALERSETGLDMGPIVGVIRE
- a CDS encoding ArsC/Spx/MgsR family protein; translated protein: MTRTLYGLKNCDTCKKALKELEAEGKRADFVDIRAEADLPSKLPRWIAAVGEKLVNRSSTTWRGLSDADKARASGVTLEGLLLGNPTLIKRPVIETGDEVLVGWSAETKSRIG
- the rlmN gene encoding 23S rRNA (adenine(2503)-C(2))-methyltransferase RlmN, coding for MTVTLNLSRPNSALPGKKRLTGLSVPALKAEMEALGLEPKAANMRARQIRRWIHHFGTTDFAAMTDIAKDLRAQLAEKFEVERPEIADHQVSRDGTQKWLTRYGPGIEGESVYIPDVGKAGALCVSSQVGCTLNCTFCHTGTQALVRNLTAAEIVQQVIIARDALSEWPSSIEERRLTNIVFMGMGEPLYNLDNVAEAIDTISDGDGMAIGRRRITVSTAGVAPKIPELGERTGAMLAISLHATNNDLRNELVPLNRKYDIQTLFDAIRAYPGLGNAKRVTFEYVMLKGINDTLAEARDLVKLMKGVPSKINLIPFNPWPGSPYECSDWETIEEFAEVLNRAGYASPIRTPRGRDILAACGQLRSESVKVRASELRKQQASAEGAES